One genomic region from Strix uralensis isolate ZFMK-TIS-50842 chromosome 5, bStrUra1, whole genome shotgun sequence encodes:
- the RTCB gene encoding RNA-splicing ligase RtcB homolog, with product MSRSYNDELQYLDKIDKNCWRIKKGFVPNMHVEGVFYVNDPLEKLMFEELRNACRGGGAGGFLPAMKQIGNVAALPGIVHRSIGLPDVHSGYGFAIGNMAAFDMNDSEAVVSPGGVGFDINCGVRLLRTNLDENDVQPVKEQLAQAMFDHIPVGVGSKGVIPMNAKDLEEALEMGVDWSLREGYAWAEDKEHCEEYGRMLQADPNKVSSRAKKRGLPQLGTLGAGNHYAEIQVVDDIYNEYAARKMGIDHKGQVCVMIHSGSRGLGHQVATDALVAMEKAMKRDKIIVNDRQLACARIASTEGQDYLKGMAAAGNYAWVNRSSMTFLTRQAFAKVFNTTPDDLDMHVIYDVSHNIAKVEQHVVDGKERTLLVHRKGSTRAFPPHHPLIAVDYQLTGQPVLIGGTMGTCSYVLTGTEQGMTETFGTTCHGAGRALSRAKSRRNLDFQDVLDKLADMGIAIRVASPKLVMEEAPESYKNVTDVVNTCHAAGISKKAIKLRPIAVIKG from the exons atgAGCCGCAGCTACAACGATGAGCTGCAGTACCTGGACAAGATTGACAAGAACTGCTGGCGGATCAAGAAGGGCTTCGTGCCGAACATGCAC GTGGAGGGCGTGTTCTACGTGAACGACCCCCTGGAGAAGCTGATGTTCGAGGAGCTGCGCAACGCTTGCCGCGGCGGAG gTGCAGGTGGCTTTTTGCCTGCTATGAAACAGATTGGGAATGTGGCAGCATTACCCGGCATTGTTCAT AGATCAATAGGCCTTCCAGATGTCCATTCTGGTTATGGGTTTGCCATTGGCAACATGGCTGCCTTTGACATGAATGATTCTGAAGCAGTAGTTTCACCAG GTGGTGTTGGATTTGACATCAACTGTGGTGTCCGCTTACTGCGTACAAATTTGGATGAAAATGATGTGCAGCCTGTGAAGGAACAGCTTGCCCAGGCTATGTTTGACCACATTCCTGTTGGTGTTGGCTCCAAAGGTGTAATCCCCATGAATGCCAA GGATTTGGAAGAGGCACTGGAAATGGGTGTGGACTGGTCTCTCCGGGAAGGCTATGCCTGGGCAGAGGACAAGGAGCACTGTGAGGAATATGGAAGAATGCTGCAGGCTGACCCCAACAAGGTCTCCTCAAGAGCAAAGAAGAGGGGCCTGCCTCAG CTGGGGACCCTGGGAGCAGGAAATCATTACGCTGAGATCCAGGTTGTGGATGACATTTACAATGAATACGCTGCCAGGAAGATGGGAATCGACCACAAAGGGCAGGTGTGCGTGATGATCCACAGTGGCAGCAGAGGTCTGGGCCACCAGGTTGCCACAG ATGCATTGGTGGCTATGGAAAAAGCTATGAAACGGGACAAAATCATAGTGAATGATCGCCAGCTGGCGTGTGCCAGGATTGCCTCCACAGAGGGACAGGATTACTTGAAGGGAATGGCAGCTGCTGGAAACTATGCATGGGTCAACCGCTCTTCTATGACTTTTCTAACAAGACAG gCCTTTGCCAAAGTCTTCAACACAACCCCGGATGACCTTGATATGCATGTTATCTATGATGTATCTCACAACATCGCCAAAGTGGAACAACACGTAGTGGATGGAAAGGAGAGGACTCTGCTGGTGCACAGAAAGGGATCAACCAGGGCCTTTCCTCCTCACCATCCTCTTATTGCTGTTGATTATCAA CTGACTGGACAGCCTGTTTTGATCGGTGGGACTATGGGCACCTGTAGTTACGTTCTTACTGGCACAGAGCAAGGCATGACTGAGACCTTCGGAACTACTTGCCATGGAGCT GGTCGTGCACTGTCTCGAGCCAAATCTCGACGTAACTTGGACTTCCAGGATGTATTGGACAAGCTGGCTGACATGGGCATTGCCATCCGTGTTGCTTCTCCCAAACTGGTCATGGAAGAA gCACCAGAGTCTTACAAGAACGTGACAGATGTGGTTAACACCTGCCATGCAGCTGGTATCAGTAAGAAAGCCATTAAACTGAGACCTATTGCTGTTATAAAAGGCTAG